From a single Silene latifolia isolate original U9 population chromosome 6, ASM4854445v1, whole genome shotgun sequence genomic region:
- the LOC141587869 gene encoding uncharacterized protein LOC141587869, producing MEKPRNLNQSPVFSQTSDKLGDKVIQVVLNGDNYDEWSVKFRGALRARKKTGFIDGSITKPDDKSDELEDWYMVNAMVVNWIFNVIEPGLGSTITYVDEAKVLWDDIEQRFSVGNGPKLHRVKGSISSCKQGEKELVSEYYGRLKRLWDELDKYDRNPVCECRGCKCDINKKLDKKRDEGKVHEFLLGLVSQYATVRSNLLMQEPLPSLNRAYASIVQEEGVRGDDVGTSSGVRSESRSDPVGFNATTAHNVHSDSRNDGASRTDGYTRPKCDKCNRWGHVRAQCFDIIGYPKDWQERGRSNYRGNYGGGRGGGRGRGRGYGRGSANNANAGDENTDNPRGEQQYVSVPKEKLDAYVNNVKGSTSSSSNARMSGKIHNPALWLLDSGATHHMTGCRELLSHIRKITPCNVTLPNGKLSTSNEEGQVDLGGKLRLHNVLYVPDFTCNLVSVYQLSIDLDCIVQFTNSSCVIQDRVSMTTIGVSEQHGRLVPSSRRGSVKLVGRKRRTMRLQFGIVDWVILRRR from the coding sequence ATGGAGAAGCCAAGAAATCTAAATCAATCACCAGTATTTTCTCAAACTAGTGATAAACTAGGGGATAAAGTCATTCAAGTTGTGCTCAATGGTGATAATTATGACGAGTGGTCAGTCAAGTTTCGTGGTGCTCTACGCGCTAGGAAGAAGACGGGTTTTATTGATGGCTCAATCACAAAACCCGATGACAAGTCCGACGAACTCGAAGATTGGTATATGGTGAACGCGATGGTTGTCAACTGGATTTTTAATGTCATTGAACCGGGCTTGGGTTCCACAATCACGTATGTTGATGAAGCTAAGGTGTTGTGGGATGACATCGAGCAGCGGTTCAGCGTAGGTAATGGACCCAAGCTACACCGTGTCAAGGGTTCCATATCGTCGTGTAAGCAAGGTGAGAAAGAACTTGTGTCTGAATATTATGGTCGTCTTAAACGTCTATGGGATGAGCTCGATAAATATGATCGTAATCCCGTCTGTGAGTGCCGTGGTTGTAAGTGTGATATTAATAAAAAGTTGGACAAGAAACGTGATGAAGGTAAGGTGCACGAATTTTTGCTGGGTCTCGTGTCACAGTATGCTACGGTACGCTCTAATCTCTTAATGCAGGAACCTCTGCCCTCTCTTAATCGAGCCTATGCCTCCATTGTTCAAGAGGAGGGTGTGCGAGGTGACGATGTTGGTACCAGTTCAGGCGTTCGTAGTGAGAGTCGGTCTGACCCAGTCGGTTTCAATGCTACCACTGCCCATAACGTGCATTCTGATTCTCGTAATGACGGAGCTTCTCGTACTGATGGTTATACACGACCCAAGTGTGATAAATGCAATCGATGGGGACATGTGAGGGCACAGTGCTTTGATATCATTGGCTATCCCAAAGATTGGCAGGAGAGAGGTCGGTCGAATTATCGTGGTAATTATGGTGGAGGTCGTGGTGGTGGACGCGGTCGTGGTAGAGGTTATGGGCGTGGTTCCGCGAATAATGCTAATGCAGGTGACGAGAATACGGACAACCCCCGTGGCGAGCAGCAGTATGTAAGTGTTCCAAAGGAGAAGTTGGACGCGTATGTTAACAATGTCAAAGGTTCTACGTCCTCTAGTTCCAATGCCCGGATGTCTGGTAAGATACATAATCCCGCACTTTGGTTGTTAGATTCGGGTGCTACCCATCATATGACGGGATGTCGCGAATTATTGAGTCACATACGTAAAATAACTCCCTGTAATGTCACTTTGCCTAATGGAAAATTATCGACATCGAATGAGGAAGGGCAGGTTGACTTAGGCGGCAAACTCCGGTTGCATAATGTGCTCTATGTGCCGGATTTTACGTGTAATCTTGTATCTGTCTACCAGTTAAGTATTGACCTTGATTGTATTGTTCAATTTACAAATTCATCTTGTGTTATTCAGGACCGCGTATCGATGACGACGATTGGTGTGAGTGAGCAACATGGGAGACTCGTACCTTCTTCAAGGCGTGGATCTGTCAAGCTTGTGGGTCGAAAAAGACGGACGATGAGGTTGCAGTTTGGCATCGTCGATTGGGTCATCCTTCGAAGAAGATAG
- the LOC141587870 gene encoding F-box/kelch-repeat protein At3g06240-like, whose protein sequence is MKNSKNSTTSSKLPYTSELTYISDSKYLPPEVWTRILSTLPAKTLLKFRCVYKSWCSIIDNPDFAHMHAQFNSENNTSNRLLVALEGMGYTGGQGCVLTVRDAENLRKIDHIFRIHSYRYRLVGSCNGLLLVERSAPQGCLKEMRLWNPFIRKSLILPPCPLPSPLLYNSWYLFGFAPDSKDYKVVAFGFDNSRGIENENIYFAVYTLSNQQWTVRHDPLNVSSLNNNVSMFWMFNSVSSSLFFLSRRKDTVWLGNNDNQRLAFTHLGSFDFDQEKLTLLDLPFTCEERGSLRFLFLLGGSLAVFSISEVSSSIWVLEQDKQKGPWTLLFSGKSSEDGYEVFKLCYGNLEKVFYFENDDSYLVCGNKVYNIGSGQVQPFKRYMSSHLKLETYLETLVLFKGYGARDLSLLLFGLALFITGFLDNGYVFTLRSTKGASINPEAVRQTSAEFQEAPVSKDYKVVAIASEQGVIEQARKT, encoded by the exons ATGAAAAACAGTAAGAATTCAACAACCTCATCGAAATTGCCCTATACTTCAGAATTGACCTATATTTCAGATTCCAAGTACTTACCACCCGAAGTTTGGACTCGTATTTTGTCAACATTACCCGCTAAAACCCTATTAAAATTCAGGTGCGTATATAAATCTTGGTGCTCCATTATCGATAACCCTGATTTCGCTCACATGCATGCCCAATTCAATTCTGaaaataatacgagtaatagatTATTGGTAGCCCTCGAGGGTATGGGATACACTGGAGGTCAAGGGTGTGTGTTGACAGTTCGTGATGCTGAAAATCTTCGTAAAATCGATCACATTTTTAGAATACATTCGTACAGGTACCGTCTTGTAGGTAGCTGTAATGGCTTGCTTTTAGTTGAACGATCTGCTCCTCAGGGCTGCCTTAAGGAAATGAGATTATGGAACCCTTTTATTCGCAAATCGTTGATACTTCCACCTTGCCCGCTTCCCTCTCCTTTGCTATACAATAGTTGGTATTTGTTCGGGTTTGCCCCTGATAGTAAGGATTATAAAGTTGTTGCATTTGGATTTGATAATAGTCGGGGGATAGAGAATGAAAACATTTATTTTGCAGTTTATACTCTCAGTAATCAGCAATGGACCGTCAGACATGATCCTCTCAATGTCAGTAGTCTGAACAATAATGTTAGTATGTTTTGGATGTTTAATTCTGTATCAAGCTCTTTGTTTTTTCTTTCGAGGCGCAAAGACACTGTTTGGCTCGGAAATAATGATAACCAAAGGCTTGCATTTACTCATCTTGGTTCATTCGACTTTGATCAGGAAAAATTAACCCTTTTGGATCTGCCATTTACTTGCGAAGAAAGAGGCTCCTTaaggtttctttttcttcttggAGGGTCGCTAGCCGTTTTCAGTATTTCTGAGGTAAGTTCGAGCATATGGGTGCTAGAGCAGGACAAACAAAAGGGGCCATGGACTCTATTGTTTTCAGGGAAATCAAGTGAGGATGGTTATGAAGTATTCAAGTTGTGCTATGGTAATCTTGAAAAGGTGTTCTATTTTGAGAATGATGACAGCTATTTAGTTTGCGGGAACAAGGTTTATAATATAGGTAGTGGCCAAGTGCAGCCGTTTAAAAGATATATGAGCTCTCATTTAAAACTGGAAACGTATTTGGAGACCTTGGTGTTGTTCAAAGGATATGGAGCTCGTGATTTGAG CTTGCTCCTGTTTGGCTTAGCTTTATTCATTACGGGATTTCTCGACAATGGATATGTGTTCACACTTCGAAGCACAAAG GGAGCCTCCATTAATCCCGAGGCTGTCCGTCAAACTTCTGCTGAGTTTCAG gaagctccAGTTAGTAAGGATTATAAAGTCGTTGCGATTGCATCGGAACAGGGTGTGATTGAACAGGCTAGGAAGACGTGA